One region of Turicibacter bilis genomic DNA includes:
- a CDS encoding aconitate hydratase, translating into MGLTLSQKIIQKHLLHGEMKAGEEIAISIDQTLTQDSTGTMAYLQLEAMNIDQIKTKRSVAYIDHNMLQVGFENADDHKYIQTVANKYGIYFSKPGNGICHQVHLERFGVPGQTLIGSDSHTPTCGGLGMLAIGAGGLDVALAMAGQPYYLKMPKMVQIKLTGALRTGVSSKDIILEVLRLLSVKGGVGKIIEYSGEGVKTLTVPERATMTNMGAELGATTSIFPSDEQTYAFLKAQQREQDFTPLVADEDADYDECYEIHLDELEPLVAKPHSPDAVSTVKEVGAIKVDQVAIGSCTNGSYLDLMKVAAILKGKRVHPDVSLVISPGSKQVLTMLAQNGALADLIASGARILESGCGPCIGMGQAPASHAVSLRTFNRNFYGRCGTLSAQVYLCSPETAAYSAISGTLVSPLQATTFEHPSFPHQFEVLDNSIILPNELKQDVVRGPNIKSFPLNEALKKDLEASVLLKVEDNITTDHIMPSNAKLLPYRSNIPYLSNHCFETIDSTFSSRAKQAKQGFIVGGENYGQGSSREHAALVPLYLGIKAVFAKSFARIHRSNLINSGILPFEFEQSSDYDLIEEGDRLSIKNLKEAIELNQTQLTVTNQSKQSTFTVHLPLSPREKEAILAGGIINLIRQREEA; encoded by the coding sequence ATGGGATTAACATTATCACAAAAAATTATTCAAAAACACCTGCTTCATGGAGAGATGAAAGCAGGAGAAGAAATTGCAATCAGCATTGATCAGACGTTAACACAGGACTCAACAGGAACAATGGCTTATTTGCAATTAGAAGCCATGAATATTGATCAAATCAAAACTAAACGCTCAGTTGCCTATATCGATCATAATATGTTACAAGTTGGTTTTGAAAATGCAGACGATCACAAATATATTCAAACGGTCGCTAATAAATATGGGATTTATTTTTCAAAGCCTGGCAACGGGATCTGTCATCAAGTTCATCTTGAACGATTTGGAGTACCTGGACAAACGTTAATTGGGAGTGATTCACATACGCCAACGTGTGGGGGGCTTGGCATGTTAGCCATTGGGGCAGGTGGTTTAGATGTTGCACTTGCTATGGCAGGTCAACCGTACTATTTAAAGATGCCCAAGATGGTTCAAATCAAACTAACTGGGGCACTAAGAACGGGTGTCTCATCTAAAGATATTATTTTAGAAGTTTTACGTCTGCTAAGTGTCAAAGGTGGCGTTGGTAAAATTATCGAATACAGTGGAGAAGGGGTAAAGACATTAACGGTTCCGGAACGTGCAACGATGACTAATATGGGAGCAGAACTTGGAGCTACGACATCTATTTTCCCAAGTGATGAGCAAACATACGCCTTTTTAAAGGCTCAACAACGTGAACAAGACTTTACACCATTAGTTGCAGATGAGGATGCTGATTATGATGAATGTTATGAAATTCATTTAGATGAATTAGAGCCACTTGTGGCCAAACCTCATTCACCAGATGCCGTTTCAACCGTCAAAGAAGTAGGAGCCATAAAAGTCGATCAAGTGGCCATTGGGTCTTGTACGAATGGCTCTTATCTTGATTTAATGAAAGTCGCTGCTATTTTAAAAGGGAAAAGAGTGCATCCAGATGTCAGTCTGGTCATCTCACCAGGGTCAAAACAAGTATTAACGATGTTAGCTCAAAATGGAGCATTGGCAGATTTAATTGCTAGTGGGGCGCGAATTTTAGAATCTGGATGCGGTCCATGCATTGGAATGGGACAAGCTCCTGCCAGTCATGCCGTGAGTTTACGAACATTTAACCGTAATTTTTATGGACGATGTGGGACGTTATCCGCACAAGTTTATTTATGTTCACCTGAAACAGCAGCTTATTCCGCAATTAGTGGGACATTAGTTAGTCCATTGCAAGCAACAACGTTTGAGCACCCTTCATTCCCTCATCAGTTTGAAGTGTTAGATAATAGTATTATTTTACCAAACGAACTAAAACAAGACGTCGTTCGAGGACCTAATATTAAATCGTTCCCATTAAATGAGGCACTTAAAAAGGATTTAGAAGCCTCGGTGTTATTGAAAGTAGAAGATAACATTACCACTGATCATATCATGCCATCAAATGCTAAGCTTCTCCCTTATCGCTCAAACATCCCATATTTATCGAACCATTGCTTTGAAACGATTGATTCTACTTTTTCTTCACGCGCCAAACAGGCGAAGCAAGGCTTTATTGTTGGAGGAGAAAATTATGGACAAGGTTCCTCACGTGAACATGCGGCACTTGTTCCACTGTATTTAGGAATCAAAGCTGTTTTTGCTAAGTCATTTGCACGCATCCATCGCTCAAATTTAATTAACTCAGGAATCCTTCCTTTTGAATTTGAACAGTCTTCAGATTATGATTTGATTGAAGAAGGAGATCGATTATCAATCAAAAATTTAAAAGAGGCCATTGAATTGAATCAAACACAGCTTACAGTGACAAATCAGAGTAAACAAAGCACGTTTACCGTTCATTTACCATTAAGTCCTCGTGAAAAAGAGGCGATTCTAGCAGGTGGGATCATTAATTTAATTCGTCAAAGGGAGGAAGCTTAA
- a CDS encoding isocitrate dehydrogenase (NAD(+)): MRTVTLIPGDGIGPEISQSVVKIFEAAKVPIKFEIVEAGAKVMDQENTPLPQGVLDSIQKNKVALKGPITTPIGSGFRSVNVALRQYFDLYANVRPVKSIKGVPSRYEEVDLIIVRENTEDLYAGIEHKIGEVAAESIKVITKKASDRIAKYAFTLANQQQREKVTAVHKANIMKLSDGLFLDCVRDIREQYPDIEYDEQIVDAMCMNLVLHPESSDVLVMGNLYGDILSDLCAGFVGGLGLIPGANIGEEIAIFEAVHGSAPSIAGCNQANPTALIQSAIMMLRHLNLLNEANRIEAALYAVYEQGHDLTKDLGGTATTTQFTDALIAKLLNNR; this comes from the coding sequence ATGAGAACAGTCACATTAATTCCAGGGGATGGGATTGGACCAGAAATTAGTCAATCTGTCGTCAAAATCTTTGAAGCTGCCAAGGTTCCGATTAAATTTGAAATCGTTGAAGCGGGAGCGAAAGTGATGGATCAAGAAAACACTCCACTGCCACAGGGGGTCTTAGATTCTATTCAAAAAAACAAAGTCGCGCTCAAAGGACCTATTACAACGCCGATTGGATCAGGATTTCGTAGTGTTAATGTAGCCTTACGACAATATTTTGATTTATACGCCAATGTACGTCCTGTTAAAAGTATTAAAGGGGTTCCTTCCCGTTATGAGGAGGTTGACTTAATTATTGTTCGTGAAAATACAGAAGATTTATATGCTGGAATTGAACATAAAATCGGAGAGGTAGCGGCTGAAAGTATTAAGGTCATCACGAAAAAAGCAAGTGATCGCATCGCGAAGTATGCTTTTACACTCGCAAATCAACAACAACGTGAAAAAGTAACGGCTGTTCATAAAGCGAACATTATGAAACTAAGTGATGGTTTATTCTTAGATTGTGTTCGTGACATTCGTGAACAATATCCTGACATTGAATATGATGAACAAATTGTAGATGCGATGTGTATGAATTTAGTCTTGCATCCTGAATCCTCAGATGTTTTAGTGATGGGGAATTTATATGGCGATATTTTATCTGATTTATGTGCCGGATTTGTAGGTGGACTTGGATTAATTCCGGGCGCAAATATTGGAGAAGAGATTGCCATTTTTGAAGCTGTTCATGGTAGTGCACCGAGCATTGCCGGCTGTAATCAGGCCAATCCAACAGCTTTGATTCAATCTGCAATCATGATGCTTCGACATTTAAACCTTCTAAATGAAGCCAATCGCATTGAGGCCGCCCTTTATGCGGTATATGAGCAAGGGCATGACTTAACCAAGGACTTAGGTGGAACAGCGACAACGACACAGTTTACTGATGCGCTCATTGCTAAATTACTGAATAATCGATAG
- a CDS encoding DUF4352 domain-containing protein, with translation MPDIKSILLLCSFLCFITGIFSPEVIIRWGIPSVKTRRRVLALFGGVTLLLVIITQIGESLPKTYTEFNPEEEPSNIFVFSPIEAGDRMKIYKIAETGYTNHLEINILNQQTSLGNENYNAPEGYEFVQLDLRVTNKMNEPYTLDTRELQLQTGMLEVLTPTIEDTTETRIDLAGEETIELSLVYLQPIDESYLTLTYLPLATEAESNEEASTEVSVSKIGEIIKTKQTMIQVHEVRRMNQSAKAGFEYIEVSLSIKNPSNRAMTYYPFHFELECSSSPNRVKSAMGISEVETLGITELASGGMVTGTLLFEVPKGATDLKLYYQEPSLFTKQMLEINLMETSNQSLPLQSEVVLSEQWKSVDELNNRQLKVLETELIKETKYTQAKEHHQFVAVRVELTNHSAENQEYTAFDFKLMNEQGRLTMPSLLLIDNQSELTSGTLAPQESVTGYLLFEDSDLYTTFYLLYSPDNWKDSECIIQPLQ, from the coding sequence ATGCCAGACATAAAATCAATCTTACTACTTTGCTCCTTCTTGTGTTTCATCACCGGTATTTTTAGCCCTGAAGTCATCATTAGATGGGGAATTCCTTCCGTTAAAACTAGAAGACGTGTCCTTGCACTTTTTGGAGGTGTGACACTTTTATTAGTCATCATCACACAAATCGGTGAATCATTACCCAAGACTTATACTGAATTTAATCCTGAGGAAGAACCGTCTAATATTTTTGTCTTTTCTCCCATTGAGGCAGGAGATCGAATGAAAATTTATAAAATTGCTGAAACCGGCTATACCAATCATTTAGAGATTAATATTCTGAATCAGCAGACCTCTTTAGGTAATGAAAATTATAATGCACCTGAAGGATATGAGTTTGTTCAATTAGATTTAAGGGTAACAAATAAAATGAATGAGCCCTATACACTTGATACACGTGAACTTCAATTACAAACAGGGATGCTTGAAGTCTTAACACCAACCATTGAGGATACGACAGAAACAAGGATTGATCTCGCGGGAGAAGAAACAATTGAGTTATCCCTAGTTTATTTACAACCGATTGACGAATCCTATTTGACCTTAACGTATTTACCACTAGCTACAGAAGCAGAATCCAATGAAGAAGCCTCAACAGAAGTCAGTGTTAGCAAAATTGGAGAAATCATCAAGACAAAACAAACGATGATTCAAGTTCATGAAGTGAGGCGAATGAATCAGAGTGCTAAAGCTGGATTTGAATATATTGAAGTCTCATTAAGTATTAAAAATCCAAGTAATCGTGCGATGACGTACTATCCCTTTCATTTTGAGTTAGAGTGTAGTTCAAGTCCTAATCGGGTAAAATCAGCTATGGGAATATCTGAAGTAGAAACATTAGGAATAACCGAGTTAGCTAGCGGAGGAATGGTGACGGGCACCTTACTATTTGAAGTTCCTAAAGGAGCGACGGATTTAAAGCTTTATTATCAGGAACCCTCATTATTTACAAAACAAATGCTTGAAATCAATTTAATGGAAACAAGTAACCAGTCCCTACCGCTACAATCTGAAGTCGTATTAAGTGAACAATGGAAGTCAGTGGACGAACTCAATAACAGACAACTCAAAGTTTTAGAAACAGAGTTAATAAAAGAAACTAAATACACGCAAGCTAAAGAACATCATCAATTTGTTGCTGTTCGTGTTGAGTTGACAAATCACTCGGCTGAAAATCAAGAATATACCGCTTTTGATTTTAAATTAATGAATGAGCAAGGTCGTTTAACGATGCCAAGTCTTTTATTAATTGATAATCAATCCGAGTTAACGAGTGGCACCTTAGCACCACAAGAAAGTGTCACAGGTTACTTATTATTTGAAGATTCCGATTTATATACGACTTTTTACTTACTTTATTCACCTGATAATTGGAAAGATTCTGAGTGCATCATTCAACCGTTACAGTAA
- a CDS encoding class I SAM-dependent methyltransferase yields the protein MSQGLFETLIKEEQQPFSGWDFSYLEDSGRMVEFPLKWKFSNVLKPYLENCHRLLDMGTGGGEYLSSFAPLPAVTFATEGYEPNVTIAAERLAPLGVTVVPIESDDHLPFEEDSFDVIMNKHESFNADEVARLLSEDGYFITQQVGGLSDCELNIWLNAEPSHFSNWSLRCAVNRLKEAGLTILKATDDVSFTRFYDVGAIVYYLKAISWQIPDFSVEKYFDRLEAIQAVIDQQGYIDFTRHRFLIVAQKTNKMN from the coding sequence ATGAGTCAAGGGCTTTTTGAAACATTAATTAAAGAAGAACAACAACCATTTTCAGGATGGGATTTTAGTTACTTAGAAGACAGTGGTCGAATGGTAGAGTTTCCTTTAAAGTGGAAATTTTCAAATGTTTTAAAGCCATATCTTGAAAATTGTCACCGATTATTAGATATGGGCACAGGTGGCGGTGAATATTTAAGTTCATTCGCACCACTTCCAGCGGTGACCTTTGCAACAGAAGGGTATGAACCTAATGTAACGATTGCTGCTGAGCGTTTAGCACCACTTGGAGTAACTGTCGTTCCAATTGAATCAGATGATCATTTACCATTTGAAGAGGATTCGTTTGATGTCATCATGAATAAGCATGAATCGTTTAACGCAGATGAAGTGGCACGTCTTTTATCAGAAGATGGTTACTTCATTACTCAACAAGTCGGTGGTTTAAGTGACTGTGAGTTGAACATCTGGTTAAATGCAGAACCCAGTCACTTTTCCAATTGGAGTTTACGTTGTGCTGTGAACCGTTTAAAAGAAGCAGGATTAACGATTTTAAAGGCAACGGATGATGTCTCATTTACACGTTTTTATGATGTGGGAGCCATTGTTTATTATTTAAAAGCGATCAGTTGGCAAATCCCTGATTTTTCAGTGGAAAAATACTTTGATCGTTTAGAAGCCATCCAAGCTGTTATTGATCAACAAGGGTATATTGATTTTACACGCCATCGTTTTTTAATTGTGGCACAGAAAACAAACAAGATGAATTAA